The window GCGGCGGGAGCTGGTTCCGGCTCGAGGACCGGCTCGGGGGCGGGGGGGGCTTCGGGTTCCGGGAGGGAGGCCAGGACCGCGCGCGCCAGCTTCTCCGCGTCGGGCATCTGGGGCACCGCGAGCACCAGGTCCTGAAGCATGCTCTTCAGGTTGTCCAGGTTGTTCCGCACTTTGGCGAACTGGTCCGAAAGCACCTTGGCGACGAGTTCTTCCTGGCTCATGATGCCCCCTTGTCCGTTGCGCGTTTCGGCTTCCCGGTCAGTCTAGTTTCGAGGTCCGGCCCTGTCAAGGCGACGGGGGAAACAGGTCTCCCTGGCCGCCGCTCCGGATCCACGGGCGCCCCAGGTGGTCGCAGGCCCGCTGGGTGACCGTCCGCCCGCGGGGCGTCCGGTCCAGAAACCCGATCTGGAGCAGGTAGGGCTCGTAGATCTCCTCGATGGTGTCCTTTTCCTCCCCGAGGGAGGCGGCGATGGTGTTGAGCCCCACCGGTCCCCCGGCGTACTTGTCCAGGATCGTCAGGAGGATGCGCCGGTCCAGGTCGTCCAGCCCGAAGCGGTCCACCTCCAGGCGCTCCAGGCTGTCGGAGGCCAGCGCCTTGGTCACGGCCCCGTCGGAGAGGATCTCGGCGAAATCCCGAACGCGCCGCAGGAGGCGGTTCGCCACCCGGGGCGTCCCCCGGGAGCGCCGGGCGATTTCCTCCGCCGCGTCGGCTTCGGTGGGGACGGCCAGCAGACGCGCCGAGCGCTCCACGATGCGGCGCAGGTCCGCCACGTCGTAGAAGTCCATATGGAAGGTGATGCCGAAGCGGTTTCGGAGGGGCGCCGTGAGCAGTCCGATGCGCGTCGTGGCGCCCACCAGGGTGAAGGGCTGGAGCGCGAGGGAGAGGGTGCGGGCGGAAGGCCCCTGGCCCACAAGGATGTCCAGCTTGAAGTCCTCCATGGCCGGGTAGAGGATCTCCTCCACGGCCGGAGGCAGGCGGTGGATCTCGTCGATGAACAGGATATCCCGGGGCTCGAGATTGGTGAGGAGGGCCGCCAGGTCTCCCGCCTTTTCGATGAGGGGGCCCGCGGTGGCCCGCACGTTCACGCCCAGCTCCGAGCCGACGATGTGGGCCAGGGTGGTCTTGCCCAGTCCCGGCGGGCCGTAGAGCAGGACGTGATCCAGGGCCTCCCCGCGGCGGCGGGCCGCCTCCAGGAAGACGGCCAGGTTCTCGGTCACCTTGGTCTGGCCCACGTATTCGGCCAGCTTCCGCGGCCGCAGGGCTTGTTCCCACTGCCGCTCCAGGGGATCGGAGATGCCCTGCACCAGCCTCTCGTCGCTCATGCGCGTTCCCCCAAGACATCCACGAGGCGCCTGAAGTCACCGGGCCCATTGTACACGTGCGGACTCAGGCGCACCCTCCCCATCCGGAAGGACGTGGAGATGCCGGCGGCGGCGAGCCGGGCGTGGTCCTCCAGGGGGCTTGACGTTTCGAGGAGAAGGATGGAGGAGGGCCGGAGCGGGTCGGCGGGGCAGAGGACGGAAATTCCGGCGCGGGACAGCTCCTCCCGGAGGAGGCCGATCAGGTAGGCCATCCTCGCCGAGATCCCCGCGATGCCCGCGGGCCGCATGAGGTCGAGCCACGCCTGGAGCCCCACGAGGTTGATCCAGGGAGGCGTCCCCCCGTCGAAGCGGCGGGCGTTCGGGAAGGGTTCCAAATCAGGACGCGTGAGAAGGGAGAAATCCTCGCAGCAGGGCACCGAGTACCAGGAGACGGCGCTGTCCGCCAGGCGGCCCATGAGGTCCGGCCGGATGTAAAGGGCCCCGATTCCGTTGGGCCCGGCCAGCCATTTCACGGCCTGGAAGGCGAAGAAGTCCACCTCCGTGGCCCTCAGGTCCGGGTCCCAAACCCCGGCCCCCTGCATGCCGTCCACGAGGACGAATTCCACGCCGGCCGCCTTGAGATCCCGGGCCAGGCCCTTCAGATCCATGCGGTACCCGGTGCTGAAGGAGACCCACGAGAAGGCGGCGGCGCGGGTCGCGGGCGTCACGGCGGCGAGCACCTCCTCCTCCCGCACGGGCCTCCCCGGCTCCCCCGCCATCCGGATCCGGACGCCGCGGTCCCTCGCCATGCGGAGGGGGTACGTCACCGAAGGAAACTCGTTGTGGGGGAGGACGATCTCGTCTCCCTTCCTCCAGGGCACGGCGTTCACGGCCTTGATGAGCCCGTCGGAGGTGGAGCTCGCCAGGGCCAGGTCGCCCGCCTCGCACCCGAGCCAGGCGGCCAGGTCGGCCCGGAGGCGGCGCGGGGCCGCGGCGTCGTACAGGACCTCCGGGTCCTCCTCCGAGGCCCGCCGGGCGAACTCGGCCACGGCGCGCGCCACGGGCGCCGGCAGGGGCTGGATGGAGGCGTTGTTGAGGTAGGTCCGGTGGGAGAGAAGGGGATACTGCTCCCGCAAGCGGTCCCAGAAGGGATCCAGGGGGTCGAGGATCGGGGCGGGCGCCGGCCCGCTCATTGAAACAGCAATCCCAGGAGTCCCTTCTCCTGGGTCACCGGCCGCGGGAAGGCGGTGGGCGCCCCTTCGAGACCGTCCACCTTGAGGGAGATCGTGATGTGGCGCACCTTCTCCTTCCCGTCCCGGGTCTCCCGGCGCTCGATCTCGGCCTTCACCACCTTGAAAGGGGCCTCCTCCGAGAGCCAGTAGGTCCCCGTTTCCACGACCTTGTAATGGTCCCCCAGGAAGGAGGCCTCGGTGGTCGTGGCGAGCCGCACCTTCTTGCAGGCGTATGTTTTGCCCCGGAGGGCCACCACGGGCTCTTCGCCCAGTTCCTCGGCGGTGCGGGATGTCTTCACCTCCGCCGCCTGCCGGTGGAGGAACCCCAGGGCTCCGTCAGAGAGGCGGAAGGTCTCCCCGTCCTTCTTCGCGTAGGCCACCTCCTGCGCCGTGAGGAAGGGGTTGAGGCCCTCCTCGGGCGACGGGGCGGCCTTCAAGAGCAGACGGAGCGTTCCGTCGTGGTACCCGGCGAACTTCGTCGGGCCCGCCTCCACATACACGTGGGGCACGTTCTCCCGCGGTTCCTTCCCCGTAACGGCGAGGTTGAAGGGGCGGCGCTTCGTCCAGTCGGTCCCCCGCGTCTCGATGCGGTACTTGGCCCACGATCCGGGGGGGGGCGGGGCGGAAAGAAAGGTGCTCAACTCCTGGGCGCCCGCGGCGAGGGCGGGAACCAGGGCGGCCAGGGCAAGAACGAGGGTCCTGCCAGGGGTGCGCGCCACGATGACCTCCCGCCCAAAGATAGCGCAAGGCACCCCCTCCGTCAAAGCCTCTTGAAGCGGGGCTTCCATGGTGCTATAAGCATAGGGATGACGGAGGTCACCGGCGTGGAAGAAAGGCTCGGCGCCCGAGAGGAGCGCATACTCCTGGACCTGGTGGCGACCTACATCCGGGGCCGCGGGCCCGTGAGCAGCCGCGCCCTCGCCGAACGAAGCCCCGAGGGGCTCTCCTCCGCCACCGTCCGGTCCGTGCTGGCCCGCCTCGAGGACCTGGGGTACCTTCACCAGCCCCACAGCGTCTCCGGGCGGATCCCCACCGATCTGGCCTACCGCACCTTCGCCGCCTCCATCCTGAAGGAGGAAACCGGCCGCCCCGTGCATCCCTCCCGCGAGGAGGTGGAACGCCTCGCCGAGGACGGGACCCTCTCCGGCGTGGCGCGGGCCATTTCGGGCCGCCTGTCGGACTCGGCCCGCCTGCTGGCCTTCGCCGCCACCCCCCCGCTGGACGAAATGCGCCTGCGCTCCTGCGACCTGGTGGCCCTTTCGCCCGAGCGGGTGCTCTTCGTCCTCGTCTCCCAGGCCGGCCAGGTCACGGAGCGGGTCCTGAGGAGCCCGCGGCCCGTCGGCGCCGACACCCTGCGCTGGTGCGCCAACTTCCTGACGGAGACCTTCGCCGGCTGCACCCTCCCCGAGATCCGCCGCCGACTGGCCCGGGAGGTGGAAGTCGAAAGGGAGCGCTGCGGCCAGGAGATCGCCTCGGCCCTGGAAATGGTGGCGCCCTGTTTCACCGAAGCCCCGGCCGACCGNNNNNNNNNNNNNNNNNNNNNNNNNNNNNNNNNNNNNNNNNNNNNNNNNNNNNNNNNNNNNNNNNNNNNNNNNNNNNNNNNNNNNNNNNNNNNNNNNNNNGCACCCTCCCCGAGATCCGCCGCCGACTGGCCCGGGAGGTGGAAGTCGAAAGGGAGCGCTGCGGCCAGGAGATCGCCTCGGCCCTGGAAATGGTGGCGCCCTGTTTCACCGAAGCCCCGGCCGACCGTGGACTGTACTGGGAAGGAGCCCCCTGGCTGCTCGAATCCTCCGTCCTCGAGGAGGGGGTGGACGCCATTCGGATCCTTCTGCGGACCCTCGAACGGAAGACCCGCCTTCTGGAACTCCTGGAGGCTC is drawn from Acidobacteriota bacterium and contains these coding sequences:
- the ruvB gene encoding Holliday junction branch migration DNA helicase RuvB, translated to MSDERLVQGISDPLERQWEQALRPRKLAEYVGQTKVTENLAVFLEAARRRGEALDHVLLYGPPGLGKTTLAHIVGSELGVNVRATAGPLIEKAGDLAALLTNLEPRDILFIDEIHRLPPAVEEILYPAMEDFKLDILVGQGPSARTLSLALQPFTLVGATTRIGLLTAPLRNRFGITFHMDFYDVADLRRIVERSARLLAVPTEADAAEEIARRSRGTPRVANRLLRRVRDFAEILSDGAVTKALASDSLERLEVDRFGLDDLDRRILLTILDKYAGGPVGLNTIAASLGEEKDTIEEIYEPYLLQIGFLDRTPRGRTVTQRACDHLGRPWIRSGGQGDLFPPSP
- a CDS encoding aminotransferase class V-fold PLP-dependent enzyme produces the protein MSGPAPAPILDPLDPFWDRLREQYPLLSHRTYLNNASIQPLPAPVARAVAEFARRASEEDPEVLYDAAAPRRLRADLAAWLGCEAGDLALASSTSDGLIKAVNAVPWRKGDEIVLPHNEFPSVTYPLRMARDRGVRIRMAGEPGRPVREEEVLAAVTPATRAAAFSWVSFSTGYRMDLKGLARDLKAAGVEFVLVDGMQGAGVWDPDLRATEVDFFAFQAVKWLAGPNGIGALYIRPDLMGRLADSAVSWYSVPCCEDFSLLTRPDLEPFPNARRFDGGTPPWINLVGLQAWLDLMRPAGIAGISARMAYLIGLLREELSRAGISVLCPADPLRPSSILLLETSSPLEDHARLAAAGISTSFRMGRVRLSPHVYNGPGDFRRLVDVLGERA
- a CDS encoding HrcA family transcriptional regulator is translated as TLPEIRRRLAREVEVERERCGQEIASALEMVAPCFTEAPADRGLYWEGAPWLLESSVLEEGVDAIRILLRTLERKTRLLELLEALHSADRPVRVVLGEDWGDPQVRTLAMVVAPFGGPTSGRGFVGIVGPRPMPYDTAIPAVRNASVLASLAAEALE